The genomic stretch GAGCGGGACGACCTCGCGGGCGCCTACCCGAGCCTGCTCCGGACCCTCGACGGCCTGTACGACGCACCGATGCCCTACATCGCCGCCTGGCACCAGGCACCCACTCGGGTCGACCGAGACCTGGCCCACCTGCACCTCGAGCTGTTCTCGGTGAAGCGGGCCGCGCACAAGCTCAAGTACCTCGCCGGTTCGGAGTCCGGCATGGGCGTGTGGATCAACGACGTGACTCCCGAGCACATCGCCGACCGCCTTCGCGCGGCGGCGGGTGGGGGCGGGACGGCGTGAGCGTCGACGACTTCCGGACCACCTACCGGTCCGACCCGGTCGGACTGTGGTCGGCGCCCGGCCGGGTCAACCTGATCGGCGAGCACACCGACTACAACGACGGCTTCGTGCTGCCCTTCGCCATCGCGGCACGCACCCGGGTCGCCGCCGCTCCCCGCGACGACGGCGTGCTGCGCATGCGGTCCGCCCAGCAGCCGGCCGGCGACCTGGCGGTGCCGCTCCACGACCTCGCGCCCGGGACACCGGACGGCTGGGGCGCCTACGTGGCCGGCGTCGTCTGGGCGGCCCGTGAGTCCGGCCACGACGTCGGCGGGATGGACCTGCTGGTGGACGGCCGGGTGCCGCTGGGCGGCGGGCTGTCCTCGTCGCACGCGCTCGAGTGCGGGGTCGCCCTGGCGGTCAACGACATCTTCGGGCTGGGCCTCGACACCCGCGAGCTCGCCCTGCTGACCCAGCGGGCGGAGAACGACTTCGTGGGTGCACCGACCGGGCTCATGGACCAGCTGGCGTCCCTGGGCTGCACGACCGGCCACGCCCTGTTCCTCGACACCCGCAGCCTGGAGATCGAGCACGTCCCACTCGACCCGTCGGGTGACGGGCTGGCGCTGCTGGTGGTGGACACGCGGGTGCACCACGAGCTCGGCGACGGGTCGTACGCCGACCGGCGCGCCGCCTGCGCGAAGGCAGCGCGACAGCTCGGCGTGCAGACGCTGCGCGACGTCCCGGCCGACGCGCTGGACCGTCGCCTGGACGGCCTACCCGACGAGCTTCGCTGCCGGGCCCGCCACGTCGTGCGCGAGAACGAGCGGGTGCTGGCCGCCGTCGACGCGATCCGGGCACGCGACTGGGCAGCGCTCGGCGCGCTCCTCGACGGCTCGCACGCCTCGCTGCGCGACGACTACGAGGTCAGCTGTGCGGAGCTCGACACCGCCGTCGCGTCCGCGGTCGACGCCGGCGCCCTCGGCGCCCGGATGACCGGTGGCGGGTTCGGCGGCTCGGCGGTGGCGCTCGTCCCGCACGAGCGGGTGACCGCGGTCCGGTCCGCCGTCGCCGACGCCTTCGCCGCCGCCGGCTGGGAGTCCCCCCGCACGTTCGAGGTGTCGCCGTCGGCAGGGGCCGGCCGCGACCGCTGACCGGCCAGCTCGTCAGGCGAGCTTGGCGCCGAGGTTGGCGTCGAGGGCGGCGAGGAACTCCTCGGTGGTGGCCCACGCCTGGTCCGGTCCGACCAGCAGGGCGAGGTCCTTGGTCATGGTCCCGGACTCGACGGTCTCCACGCAGACCTGCTCGAGCGCCTCGGCGAAGCCGACGACCTCGGGGGTGCCGTCCATCTTCCCGCGCTGCTCGAGGCCGCGGGTCCACGCGAAGATCGACGCGATCGGGTTGGTGGACGTCGGCTTGCCCTGCTGGTGCTGCCGGTAGTGCCGGGTCACGGTGCCGTGAGCCGCCTCGGCCTCGACCTTGCCGTCCGGCGTCATCAGCACGGAGGTCATCAGGCCCAGCGAGCCGAAGCCCTGCGCCACGGTGTCCGACTGGACGTCGCCGTCGTAGTTCTTGCAGGCCCAGACGTAGCCGCCCTCCCACTTCAGCGCCGCGGCCACCATGTCGTCGATCAGCCGGTGCTCGTAGGTCAGCCCCGCCGCCTCGAACTCGGCCTTGTACTCGGTGTCGAAAACCTCCTGGAACAGGTCCTTGAACCGGCCGTCGTACGCCTTGAGGATCGTGTTCTTCGTGGACAGGTACACCGGGAAGCGGCGCTCGAGCCCGTAGCGCATGGACGCCCGCGCGAAGTCGCGGATCGACTCGTCGTAGTTGTACATGCCCATGGCGACGCCGCCGCCCGGGAAGCTGGCGACCTCGAACTCCATCGGCTCACCCTCGCCGTCCGGCGTGTAGGTGATGGTCACCGTGCCGGGGCCGGGCACCACGAAGTTCTGCGCCTTGTACTGGTCGCCGTGCGCGTGACGGCCGATGACGATCGGCTTGGTCCAGCCGGGCACCAGCCGCGGGATGTTCGAGATGACGATCGGCTCGCGGAAGATGACCCCGCCGAGGATGTTGCGGATCGTGCCGTTCGGCGAGAGCCACATCTTCTTCAGCCCGAACTCCTCGACCCGCGCCTCGTCCGGCGTGATCGTGGCGCACTTGACGCCGACGCCGTGCCGCTTGATGGCGTTGGCCGCGTCGACCGTCACCTGGTCGTCGGTTGCGTCGCGGTGCTCGATGCCGAGGTCGTAGTACTCGAGGTCGACGTCGAGGTAAGGGTGGATCAGCCGGTCCTTGATGAACGCCCAGATGATGCGGGTCATCTCGTCGCCGTCGAGCTCCACGACGGGGTTGGCCACCTTGGTCTTCGCCACGGTCTCTCCTCGGCTGGTTCTCGTGCGGGTGGGGCGGGCGGGTCAGACCAGGCCGAGGGAGGACACGGCGGCGCGCTCCTCCTCGAGCTCCGCGACCGACGCGTCGATGCGCGCCCGCGAGAAGTCGTCGATCTCCAGGCCGGGCACGATCTCCCAGCGACCGTCGCGGGACACCACCGGGAAGGACGAGATCAGGCCCGCCGGGACGTCGTACGACCCGTCGCTCACGATCGCCGCGCTGGTCCAGTCGCCCTCGGGCGTCCCGTTGACCCAGTCGTGGACGTGGTCGATGGCCGCGTTGGCTGCGGACGCGGCGGACGACGCGCCGCGCGCGTCGATGATGGCGGCGCCGCGCTTCGCGACGGTCGGGATGAAGTCGTTCTCCAGCCACGTGCGGTCGTCGACGACTTCTGCCGCGTTCTTGCCGGCCACCTCGGCGTGGAAGATGTCGGGGTACTGCGTCGCCGAGTGGTTGCCCCAGATGGTCAGCCGGCGGATGTCGGCGACCGGCGTTCCGGTCTTCTTGGCCAGCTGGGTCAGCGCCCGGTTGTGGTCGAGGCGGGTCATCGCGGTGAAGCGGTCCTTGGGCACGTCCGGCGCGTGCGACGCGGCGATCAGCGCGTTGGTGTTGGCCGGGTTGCCGACGACCAGGACCCGCACGTCGTCGGCAGCGCCCGCGTTGATCGCCTCGCCCTGCGGCTTGAAGATGCCGCCGTTGGCCTCGAGCAGGTCGCCCCGCTCCATCCCGGCCGTGCGCGGACGCGCCCCGACGAGCAGCGCGACGTTGACGCCGTCGAAGGCGGCCCGCGCGTCGTCGGTGATGTCTATGCCGTCGAGCAGCGGGAACGCGCAGTCGTCGAGCTCCATCGCGGTGCCTTCGGCGGCCTTGAGCGCGGGCGCGATCTCCAGCAGCCGCAGGCGCACCGGCACGTCCGGTCCGAGCAGCTGCCCCGAGGCCACCCGGAACAGCAGGGCGTAGCCGATCTGCCCGGCGGCGCCGGTGACGGTGACGGTGACGGGAGTGGGGGCCATCAGGTCGCTCCTAGGTCAGGCTGCGGTCTGTTGCTATCCCACCACTGGCGCCGGCCGGGCGGTCAGCCGGGTGTCGGCACCACGATCGCCAGGACGACCAGCGCGACGCCCATCACCGCGAGCACCAGGACGTCGAACGCGCGGCTGCGCACCACCAGCAGGCCGACCCGGCGGGCGGGCAGCACGAGCCGGGCGAGCATCGCGAACAGCACGGAGGTCCCGAGCAGCAGGCAGCCGCTGCGGAAGTGTCCGGTGCCCACCAGGAGCAGCCCGGTCACGCCGCCGCCGAGGACGGTGAGCAGCGGCCACTGCCGGCCGACCCAGCCGCCACGGATCGGCGGCCGGTCGTCGGTCGGCGAGGCGGGCAGCGTCACCGGGCGACCGCCTGCCTTCCGGCGTGCTGGGCGCGCTCCGCGTTCTCGACGACGTTGAGGAGCAGCATCGCCCGGGTCATGGGGCCGACCCCGCCGGGCATCGGTGCGACGTACCCCGCGACGTCGCGGACCTCGGGCGCCACATCGCCCACCAGCCCGGCCTGGGTGCGGGTGATGCCGACGTCCACCACCGCGGCACCGGGCCGCACCAGGTCCGCCGTCACCAGGCCGGGCACCCCTGCCGCCGCGATCACCACGTCGGCCCGGCGCAGGTGGGCGGCCAGGTCGCGGGTGCCCGTGTGGCAGAGGGTGACCGTGGCGTTCTCGGTGCGCCGGGTCAGCAGCAGGCCGAGCGGGCGCCCCACCGTCACCCCGCGGCCGACGACGACGACCTCGGCACCGGCCAGCGGTACGTCGTAGCGGCGAAGCAGGGCCACGATCCCACGCGGGGTGCACGGCAGCGGGCCGTCCTCCATGAGGACCAGCCGGCCGAGGTTGGCCGGGTGCAGCCCGTCGGCGTCCTTGCCCGGGTCCATCCGGGTCAGCGCGGCGCCGGCGTCGAGTCCGGCCGGCAGCGGGAGCTGGACGATGTAGCCGGTGCAGGCCGGGTCGGCGTTGAGCTCGTCGAGGACCGCCTCCACGTCGGCCTGGGACGCGTCGGCGGGCAGCACGCGCTCGATGGAGGCGATGCCGACCTCGGCGCAGTCGCGGTGCTTGCCGGCGACGTAGGACCGGCTGCCCGGGTCGTCCCCCACGAGCACCGTGCCGAGGCCGGGCACCACCCCCTGCTCGCGCAACCGCCCGACCCGCTGCTCGAGGTCGGCGCGGATCTCGGCCGCCGTGGCCTTGCCGTCGAGTGTCGTCGCTCCCACGGGCGGCGAGTCTGTCACGGCGGGATCAGTGGGCGAAGTGGCGCACGCCGGTCAGGTAGAGGGTCAGGCCTGCCGCTACGGCGGCCGCGACGACCTCCTCGTCGCGCACCGAACCACCCGGCTGGACGACGGCACGGACCCCGGCGTCGGCCAGCACCTGCAGCCCGTCGGCGAACGGGAAGAACGCGTCGGAGGCGCCCACCGCGCCCGACGCGCGGTCGCCGGCACGGGACACCGCCAGCCGCGCCGAGTCGACCCGGTTGACCTGCCCCATGCCGACGCCGACCGTCGCCCCGCCGGCGGCGAGCAGGATCGCGTTGGACTTCACGGCCCGACAGGCCCGCCAGGCGAAGGCCAGGTCGGCCAGCGTCGCCTCGTCCGCCGGGTCGCCCGCGGCCAGCGTCCAGCCCGCCGGCGAGTCGCCCGGCTCGGCCACGGCGTCCGCCGTCTGCACCAGCAGGCCGCCGGACACCGGCCTCGTCTCGAGGGCTCCTGTCGCGTATCCGGGGACCTCGAGCACCCGCACCGCCTTCTTGCGGGCGAGCACCTCCAGGGCGCCCGGCTCGAACGCCGGGGCGGCCACCACCTCGGTGAAGACCTCGGCGACCTGCTCGGCCATCGCCACGGTGACCGGCCGGTTGACGGCGATGACCCCGCCGAAGGCCGACACCGGGTCGCACGCGTGCGCCCGGGCGTGCGCGTCGGCCACCGGGTCGTCGGCGCCGGGGTCCGCGACCGCGATGCCGCACGGGTTGGTGTGCTTGACGATCGCGACACAGGGGCGGTCGTGGTCGTGGGCAGCCCGCAGGGCGGCGTCGGTGTCGACGTAGTTGTTGTAGCTCATCTCCTTGCCGTGCAGCTGCCGCGCGCCGGCCAGCCCGGACGGCGCGGACGGGTCGCGGTAGAGCGCGGCCCGCTGGTGCGGGTTCTCGCCGTAGCGGAGCACCGCCTCGCGCACCAGTGCCGAGCCGCGCTGCGCCGGCCAGCCCTCCGGGTCGGGCGCGAGCCCGGCCTGGAACCACTC from Actinomycetes bacterium encodes the following:
- the galK gene encoding galactokinase, which encodes MSVDDFRTTYRSDPVGLWSAPGRVNLIGEHTDYNDGFVLPFAIAARTRVAAAPRDDGVLRMRSAQQPAGDLAVPLHDLAPGTPDGWGAYVAGVVWAARESGHDVGGMDLLVDGRVPLGGGLSSSHALECGVALAVNDIFGLGLDTRELALLTQRAENDFVGAPTGLMDQLASLGCTTGHALFLDTRSLEIEHVPLDPSGDGLALLVVDTRVHHELGDGSYADRRAACAKAARQLGVQTLRDVPADALDRRLDGLPDELRCRARHVVRENERVLAAVDAIRARDWAALGALLDGSHASLRDDYEVSCAELDTAVASAVDAGALGARMTGGGFGGSAVALVPHERVTAVRSAVADAFAAAGWESPRTFEVSPSAGAGRDR
- a CDS encoding NADP-dependent isocitrate dehydrogenase → MAKTKVANPVVELDGDEMTRIIWAFIKDRLIHPYLDVDLEYYDLGIEHRDATDDQVTVDAANAIKRHGVGVKCATITPDEARVEEFGLKKMWLSPNGTIRNILGGVIFREPIVISNIPRLVPGWTKPIVIGRHAHGDQYKAQNFVVPGPGTVTITYTPDGEGEPMEFEVASFPGGGVAMGMYNYDESIRDFARASMRYGLERRFPVYLSTKNTILKAYDGRFKDLFQEVFDTEYKAEFEAAGLTYEHRLIDDMVAAALKWEGGYVWACKNYDGDVQSDTVAQGFGSLGLMTSVLMTPDGKVEAEAAHGTVTRHYRQHQQGKPTSTNPIASIFAWTRGLEQRGKMDGTPEVVGFAEALEQVCVETVESGTMTKDLALLVGPDQAWATTEEFLAALDANLGAKLA
- a CDS encoding malate dehydrogenase is translated as MAPTPVTVTVTGAAGQIGYALLFRVASGQLLGPDVPVRLRLLEIAPALKAAEGTAMELDDCAFPLLDGIDITDDARAAFDGVNVALLVGARPRTAGMERGDLLEANGGIFKPQGEAINAGAADDVRVLVVGNPANTNALIAASHAPDVPKDRFTAMTRLDHNRALTQLAKKTGTPVADIRRLTIWGNHSATQYPDIFHAEVAGKNAAEVVDDRTWLENDFIPTVAKRGAAIIDARGASSAASAANAAIDHVHDWVNGTPEGDWTSAAIVSDGSYDVPAGLISSFPVVSRDGRWEIVPGLEIDDFSRARIDASVAELEEERAAVSSLGLV
- a CDS encoding DUF3017 domain-containing protein, coding for MTLPASPTDDRPPIRGGWVGRQWPLLTVLGGGVTGLLLVGTGHFRSGCLLLGTSVLFAMLARLVLPARRVGLLVVRSRAFDVLVLAVMGVALVVLAIVVPTPG
- a CDS encoding bifunctional methylenetetrahydrofolate dehydrogenase/methenyltetrahydrofolate cyclohydrolase codes for the protein MGATTLDGKATAAEIRADLEQRVGRLREQGVVPGLGTVLVGDDPGSRSYVAGKHRDCAEVGIASIERVLPADASQADVEAVLDELNADPACTGYIVQLPLPAGLDAGAALTRMDPGKDADGLHPANLGRLVLMEDGPLPCTPRGIVALLRRYDVPLAGAEVVVVGRGVTVGRPLGLLLTRRTENATVTLCHTGTRDLAAHLRRADVVIAAAGVPGLVTADLVRPGAAVVDVGITRTQAGLVGDVAPEVRDVAGYVAPMPGGVGPMTRAMLLLNVVENAERAQHAGRQAVAR
- the purH gene encoding bifunctional phosphoribosylaminoimidazolecarboxamide formyltransferase/IMP cyclohydrolase, yielding MTEQTAQTEQTGRDRSPVRRALVSVYDKTGLAELATGLHAAGVALVSTGSTAARIAAAGVPVTPVEAVTGFPECLDGRVKTLHPAVHAGILADRRLASHRDQLADLGVEAFDLVVVNLYPFRDTVASGADPDACVEQIDIGGPAMVRSAAKNHASVAVVVDPARYVDVLDAVAVGGFTLPQRQALAASAFAVTALYDTAVAEWFQAGLAPDPEGWPAQRGSALVREAVLRYGENPHQRAALYRDPSAPSGLAGARQLHGKEMSYNNYVDTDAALRAAHDHDRPCVAIVKHTNPCGIAVADPGADDPVADAHARAHACDPVSAFGGVIAVNRPVTVAMAEQVAEVFTEVVAAPAFEPGALEVLARKKAVRVLEVPGYATGALETRPVSGGLLVQTADAVAEPGDSPAGWTLAAGDPADEATLADLAFAWRACRAVKSNAILLAAGGATVGVGMGQVNRVDSARLAVSRAGDRASGAVGASDAFFPFADGLQVLADAGVRAVVQPGGSVRDEEVVAAAVAAGLTLYLTGVRHFAH